In Burkholderia contaminans, the following proteins share a genomic window:
- a CDS encoding porin gives MKTKLAALAALAGCSALAHAQSSVTLYGVIDSGLLYQSTSAASFSPTAKNTGKVFRMKDGGIYSSFWGIKGSEDIGGGYKVNFKLQGSFDSGTGKLQLSDTPGAVAIFNQVASLGVSGPFGAFTAGRQIVPMIYAMADTDVRNAQFFGSVLIAWLGLNTAAGWSGTSTNAAIGALYDSNALVYQSPTFAGASIALEYAPGGVAGQFQGGTRESVVLRYANYGLNASAVYYNGHDTSPAPGVAPTGVDNNRFIYFGAKYTIHDFSVSASYGNGRNPSHADKVNLDMLSAGIGYRFTPALQVTSAVYYLKDRNVSANKSTAVVLAADYSLSKRTMVYAQVGHVNNRGTMDQMLVYGQPVAPGVGTTAAMIGLRHNF, from the coding sequence TCACGCTCTACGGCGTGATCGACTCGGGCCTGCTGTACCAGAGCACGTCGGCGGCGTCGTTCAGCCCGACCGCGAAGAACACGGGCAAGGTGTTCCGCATGAAGGACGGCGGCATCTACTCGAGCTTCTGGGGCATCAAGGGCAGCGAGGACATCGGCGGCGGCTACAAGGTCAACTTCAAGCTGCAGGGCTCGTTCGACAGCGGCACCGGCAAGCTGCAGCTGAGCGACACGCCGGGTGCCGTCGCGATCTTCAACCAGGTCGCGTCGCTCGGCGTGTCGGGCCCGTTCGGCGCGTTCACCGCCGGCCGACAGATCGTGCCGATGATCTACGCGATGGCCGACACCGACGTGCGCAACGCGCAGTTCTTCGGCAGCGTGCTGATCGCGTGGCTCGGCCTGAACACGGCGGCCGGCTGGTCGGGAACGAGCACCAACGCAGCGATCGGCGCGCTGTACGACAGTAATGCGCTCGTCTACCAGTCGCCGACCTTCGCGGGCGCGTCGATCGCGCTCGAATACGCGCCGGGCGGCGTGGCCGGGCAGTTCCAGGGCGGCACGCGCGAATCGGTCGTGCTCAGGTATGCAAACTATGGGCTCAATGCTTCGGCCGTCTACTACAACGGCCACGACACGAGCCCGGCGCCGGGCGTCGCGCCGACCGGCGTCGACAACAACCGCTTCATCTACTTCGGCGCGAAATACACGATCCACGATTTCTCGGTGTCGGCGTCGTACGGCAACGGCCGGAACCCGTCGCATGCGGACAAGGTGAACCTCGACATGCTGTCGGCCGGCATCGGCTATCGCTTCACGCCCGCGCTGCAGGTGACGTCCGCGGTGTATTACCTAAAGGACCGCAACGTCTCGGCGAACAAGTCGACGGCGGTCGTGCTCGCGGCCGACTACAGCCTGTCGAAGCGAACGATGGTCTATGCGCAGGTCGGGCACGTGAACAACCGCGGCACGATGGACCAGATGCTCGTGTACGGGCAGCCGGTCGCGCCGGGCGTCGGCACGACGGCTGCGATGATCGGGCTGCGGCACAACTTCTGA